The proteins below come from a single Echinimonas agarilytica genomic window:
- a CDS encoding DUF3466 family protein, whose protein sequence is MKQLSMTLKPLSIAVLSACCLSAQAAPLYELTELGVTDDAEVHNYATGGTSPQADSGLVVGMGSIVGQIIFDEDDIDPDDDDNEDDDIITDPGDDDDDDDNEAEEGITDEDLREFTQYRGTYYALYHDSLLSTNPAWTRIRVWDNEVLDDGEYRGTANDYVYGTNDSFVITGTGSAPYYVLRWTDDDDNEFGVIQRDFDSRAFAYRVGDDEETGRVALMPGESTYGGFSEAYAISNQVLDGPAQGDMVVVGSSSVSLTEASEQSVLECLESELEVPEEYCHTFSAYNVEAYLWQVDSNLTEVDSLALGLMFEPSDTFVTNASIYSRAFAVNDNGYVVGESVSYRDLEEKDEVNLNYYAAIYRHFVNGFDPDGEDVILDITDRDEYFRSIAIDINNNNYAVGMGYRNINGVTRTKVFYAKVDEDIPTTTEIPSFFNSSAMTVKDINNDNVMVGEYEWEPRPGGVQRRMHAYAYKIGDDSFVDLNNAIECGSEWNIVEASTIRDDGVILATATKNIPIVDNDGNPIVDEDGNEVLRVVARAVALTFNPDGELQDCENADEAFPDHDRQGAGFGLVSLLLPMGWWMRRRYNRK, encoded by the coding sequence ATGAAGCAGTTGTCTATGACACTAAAGCCATTGAGCATTGCAGTATTGTCAGCTTGTTGCCTCAGCGCACAAGCAGCACCTTTATATGAATTGACAGAACTTGGTGTTACGGACGATGCAGAAGTGCATAATTACGCCACAGGTGGTACGAGCCCTCAGGCAGACTCAGGTCTGGTCGTGGGGATGGGAAGCATCGTGGGTCAAATTATCTTTGATGAAGATGATATTGATCCCGATGATGATGACAACGAAGACGATGACATCATTACCGACCCGGGTGACGACGATGATGACGACGACAATGAAGCCGAAGAAGGCATCACTGATGAGGACTTGCGTGAATTTACACAATATCGTGGTACTTATTATGCGCTCTACCATGACTCTTTACTCAGTACCAACCCTGCGTGGACACGTATTCGCGTATGGGACAATGAAGTCCTTGATGATGGTGAGTATCGTGGCACAGCAAATGACTATGTGTACGGAACTAACGACTCGTTCGTCATTACCGGAACAGGCAGCGCGCCTTATTATGTATTGCGCTGGACTGATGATGATGACAACGAGTTTGGCGTTATTCAACGTGACTTTGACTCACGCGCGTTCGCTTACCGGGTTGGCGATGATGAAGAGACTGGGCGTGTTGCTTTAATGCCTGGTGAAAGCACATATGGCGGTTTTAGCGAAGCTTATGCAATTAGTAATCAGGTTCTAGATGGCCCTGCGCAAGGTGATATGGTTGTGGTGGGATCAAGTTCCGTTTCGCTAACCGAAGCATCAGAGCAGAGCGTATTAGAATGCTTAGAATCTGAACTCGAAGTTCCAGAAGAATATTGCCATACATTCTCAGCCTATAACGTTGAAGCATACCTGTGGCAAGTCGATTCGAACTTAACAGAAGTAGACTCACTCGCTTTAGGCCTCATGTTTGAGCCCTCGGATACATTTGTAACGAACGCAAGTATTTATTCACGTGCATTTGCGGTGAATGATAATGGTTACGTGGTGGGTGAATCGGTGTCTTACCGAGATCTCGAAGAAAAAGATGAAGTAAACCTCAATTACTACGCTGCAATTTATCGTCATTTCGTCAACGGTTTTGATCCAGACGGTGAAGATGTCATTTTAGATATCACCGATCGCGATGAGTACTTCCGGTCCATCGCTATCGACATTAATAACAATAACTACGCGGTTGGTATGGGATACCGAAATATCAACGGCGTCACACGAACGAAAGTATTCTATGCGAAAGTAGACGAAGATATCCCAACAACCACTGAGATCCCAAGCTTCTTTAACAGTTCAGCAATGACTGTGAAAGATATCAACAATGACAATGTGATGGTGGGAGAATACGAATGGGAACCACGCCCAGGCGGTGTTCAACGCCGAATGCACGCATATGCATATAAGATTGGTGACGACTCTTTTGTGGATTTAAATAATGCAATTGAGTGCGGTTCTGAATGGAATATTGTTGAAGCCAGCACTATTCGAGATGACGGTGTGATCTTGGCGACTGCGACGAAGAACATTCCAATTGTCGACAATGACGGCAACCCAATAGTTGATGAAGATGGTAATGAGGTGCTACGTGTGGTGGCTCGAGCCGTCGCACTGACATTCAACCCCGACGGTGAACTTCAAGATTGTGAAAATGCTGATGAAGCGTTTCCTGACCACGATCGTCAAGGCGCTGGTTTTGGGCTTGTTTCCTTATTGTTACCAATGGGTTGGTGGATGCGTCGCCGATATAACCGGAAGTAA
- the rmf gene encoding ribosome modulation factor: MKRQKRDRLQRAEALGHKAGLLGRSRDDCPYQGLNARSSWFGGWRSAMNERAEGLFR; the protein is encoded by the coding sequence ATGAAGAGACAAAAGCGCGATCGCCTTCAACGTGCGGAAGCACTGGGACACAAGGCCGGCTTATTAGGACGTTCACGAGATGATTGTCCATATCAAGGGCTCAATGCTAGGTCTAGTTGGTTCGGAGGTTGGCGATCGGCGATGAATGAAAGGGCTGAAGGACTCTTTCGCTGA
- the fabA gene encoding 3-hydroxyacyl-[acyl-carrier-protein] dehydratase FabA gives MQASFDKADLLKCAHGEMFGPGNAQLPAPNMLMMDRIVTITDEGGEYGKGQIIAELDINPDLWFFACHFPGDPVMPGCLGLDAMWQLVGFFLGWTGGKGRGRALGVGEVKFTGQILPTAKKVTYKIDLKRTINRKLVMGLADGVVEVDGKPIYAAKDLKVGLFTDTSGF, from the coding sequence ATGCAAGCTTCTTTTGATAAAGCCGATTTGCTTAAATGCGCACACGGTGAAATGTTCGGCCCAGGTAACGCACAGTTGCCCGCTCCCAATATGTTAATGATGGATCGCATTGTTACCATCACCGATGAAGGCGGCGAATACGGTAAAGGCCAAATCATTGCAGAACTCGATATCAATCCAGATTTGTGGTTTTTTGCATGCCACTTCCCCGGAGATCCAGTGATGCCAGGTTGCCTTGGCTTGGATGCAATGTGGCAGCTCGTTGGCTTTTTCCTCGGTTGGACCGGTGGCAAAGGTCGCGGACGCGCTTTAGGTGTGGGTGAAGTGAAATTCACGGGGCAAATCTTACCAACAGCCAAAAAGGTTACATACAAGATCGACCTTAAGCGTACAATTAACCGTAAGTTGGTCATGGGGCTTGCTGACGGTGTGGTTGAAGTCGATGGCAAACCCATCTATGCAGCTAAAGATTTAAAAGTTGGATTATTTACTGATACGTCAGGCTTCTAA